Genomic segment of Serinicoccus hydrothermalis:
GGTCGAGCATGTGGTCGTAGAACCCGATGCCGGTGCTGATCTCGCTGCCGCCGGTCGCGTCCAGGTCCACCTCGACCGTGATCGCGGTCTCGGAGGTCGCGCGCTCGACCCGGGCGGTGCGCGGCGCGTCCGCGAGCTCGTGCGCGATCTGCGGCCAGGTGGTGCGGCTCCGGTCATCGTCGGTCCCCTCCCCGCCCAGCAGGTATGCCGGGATCCCCAGGTTGTCGGCGAACTCCCGGTCGGTGCCGCGGTCGCCGACCATGACGCTGCGGTCCCAGTCGACGCCGCGGTCCTTGAGCAGGTGGGCGACCATGCCGATGCCGGGCTTGCGGGTCCAGGGTGCCTCGGGCCCGCCGTGGTGGCGGTCGATGAAGACGTCCCGGAAGGTGATGCCCTGGCTGCCGAGCAGTTGCATGACGAGCCGGTGCGGCCCCTCGAAGTCGGGCGTGGGCAAGGACTCGGTGCCCAGGCCGTCCTGGTTGCTCACCATGACGAGGTCGAAGCCCGCCGCCTGGATCCGCAGCAGCGCGGGGATGACGCCGTCGACGAGCGCCACCTTGTCCAGCGCGTCGATCTGGTGGTCCTCCGGCTCGACGATGATCGTGCCGTCGCGGTCGACGAAGCAGATCGGGCGGGGGCTCATGCGGGGGTCTCCTCGGTCGTGGGGGCGGGTCGTGCGCTGGTCAGGGCCTCGCGCAGGGCGCTCATCTCGGGTCCGGTCCCGATGGTGATGCGCAGGGCGTCGTGCAGGCCGGGCAGGTGGCGCATGTCGCGGACCACGATCCCGGCGGCACCCAGGGTATGCAGCAGGGCGTCGGGGTCGTCGCAGCGCACCAGGAAGAAGTTGGCCTCGCTGGCATACACGGTGCGCACTCCGTCGAGGTCGCGCAGCCACCGGCCGACCTGGTCGCGCAGCCGGAGCACGTCGCCGACGTGCTGCCTCGTCGCGTGCAGGACCTCCTCGGACAGGGCCCGCAGGGCCAGCTCGGTGACCGGCGCCGGCAACGGGTAGGGCGCCTGCACCCGGCGCAGCACCGCGACGAGGTCCGGGTGGGCCAGCGCGATGCCGACGCGCGCGCCGGCGAGCGCGTGCGCCTTGGACAGGGTGCGCAGCACGACGAGGGTCGGGTGCTCCTCGAGCAGGGTGATCGCGGAGCGCTGCGCGGCGAACTCGCCGTAGGCCTCGTCGACCACGACGACGGCCTGGTCGGCCAGCTCCTCGGTCAGAGCTGCGATCTCGCGCAGCGGCACCACGGAGCCGGTGGGGTTGCCCGGCGAGGCCAGGAAGACCAGCCGGGCACCCTTGTCCCGGACGGCCCGTGCGACGGCGGCCGTGTCGACCCGCCAACGCAGCTCGTCGTCGGTCTGGGGCACGTCGATCACCGGCACGCCGTGCAACCGGGCGGAGACGGCATACATGCCGAACGTCGGGGACGTCACCACGACGCCGTCGCCGCCGGGGCGGCACAGGCTGCGCACGAGCAGCTCGATCGCCTCGTCGCTGCCGCGCCCGACGACCACCCGGTCCGGCGTGGTCGCCCAGAGGTCGGCGAAGGCCTCGACCAGGGCGGGTGGCTGTGGGTCCGGGTAGCGCCGGGACCCGCCCGCGTCGTCCGCGCTGCTCGCCACCCCGGACTCGTTGGCGTTGAGCCAGATCCGGTCCGGTAGGCCGGTGGGCGCGCTGGTGCGGGCCGAGGAGTACCCCGCGAAGTCGCGCAGGTCCGGGCGCACCAGGTGCGCCGGGAAGGTGGTGTCGCCGCGGGTGGTCACGGCTGCCCCTGGGTGCGGGCGAGACGGCGCGTGACCGCGCGCTGGTGGGCGTGCAGCGACTCGGCCTCGGAGAGCGTCACGGCGCACGGGCCGACGGCGGCCAGGCCCTGCGGCGTGGCGCGCTGCACGGTCATGGCGATCTGGAAGGCGCCGACGTTGACGCCGCCGGTGAAGCGCGCGGCACCCGCGGTGGGCAGCACGTGGTTGGTGCCGGAGCAGTAGTCGCCGAGCGTCTCCGGGGTGTGGTCGCCGAGGAAGACCGACCCGGCCCGGTCGATGCGCGGCACCCAGGCCGACGCGTCGCGCAGGGCGAGGATGAGGTGCTCGGGGGCGTAGTCGTTGGACACCTCGACAGCTGTGGCCAGGTCGGGGGTGACGACGAGGCGCGAGGACGCGAGCGCCTTGCGGGCGATGTCGGCGCGCGGCAGGCTCTCCACCTGCTCCTCCACCTGGGTCGCGACCGCCTCGGCCAGCGGCCGGGAGTCGGTGAGCAGGACGACCTGGCTGTCCGGGCCGTGCTCGGCCTGGGAGAGCAGGTCGGCGGCGACGAACTCGGGGTCGGCGCCGGAGTCGGCGATGACGAGCACCTCGGAGGGGCCGGCCGGCATGTCGATGCCGGGGCCGCCCTCGGCGGTGCTCACCTGGCGCTTGGCCTCGGTGACCCAGGCGTTGCCCGGTCCGAAGATCTTGTCGCAGGCCGGCACGGTCTCGGTGCCGTAGGCCAGCGCGGCGACCGCCTGGGCGCCCCCGACGAGCACGACCTGGTCGATGCCGCACTCGGCCGCGGCCGCCAGCACGGCGGGGTCGACCGTGCCGTCCGGGCGCGGCGGGGTGGCGAGCACGACCTCCGGGCAGCCGGCGAGCTGCGCCGGGATCCCGAGCATGAGCGCGGTGGAGGGCAGCGGTGCCGACCCGGCGGGGACGTAGAGACCGACCCGGCGGATCGGGCGGACCACCCGCTGGCAGACGACCCCGGGGGCGGTCTCGACGGCATACCCCTGCTGCATGCCGGCGGCGTGGAAGGTGCGGATGCGACCCGCGGCCTCGGTGATCGCCTGCCGCAGGTCCGGGTCCAGCCCGGCCACGGCGGCGTCGCGGTCCTCGGTGCTGACCCGCAGCGAGGTCAGCTCAGCGCCGTCGAGGCGGGCGGTGAGCTCGAGGAGGGCGGCGTCCCCGCCCTCGCGCACCTGGCGCAGGATGCGGGCGACCCCCTCGGTGACCTCGGGACCGGCGGCCGCGGTGCCCCGGCGCAGGGCGTCGGTCCGCGCGGTCTCGTCGAGGTCCTCCCAGGTCAGGACGTTCATGCGAGCATCCCCTCGACCGGGAGCACCATGAGGTTGTGCGCCCCGGCGCGCTTGAGGTCCTCTAGCCTCGCCCACGACACCGAGCCGTGGACGAGCATCTGCAGCGCGACCTCGTCGCGGCCGTCGACCGCCATGACGGTCGGCTCGTGGCCGCCGGGCAGCAGCGGCAGGAGGTCGTCGAGCAGCGGGCGCTCGACCCGGAGCATGAGCAACCGGGACTCCTTGAGCTGGACCGCGCCGTCGAGACGGCGCAGCAGCAGGTCGGCGATCTCCTGGCGCCCGTCGTCCAGCGGGTGCCCCGGCCCGGCGATGACTGCCTCGCTGTGCAGGATCGTCGTCACCGGCTTGAGCTGGTTGGCGCGCAGCGTGCCGCCGGTCGACACCAGGTCGCAGACGACATCGGCCTGGCCCAGCCGTGGAGCGATCTCCACCGAGCCGTTGAGGAGCACCGGCTCGGCGTCGACCCCGTGCTCCTCGAGCCAGCGGCCCAGGGTGTGGGGGTAGGAGGTGGCGATCCGCATCCCGGCCAGCTGCTCGGGGCCGGTCCACTCCTGGTCCTCGTCGATGGCGACGTCCAGCCGGCACGTGCCCCAGCCGAGCTGGCGCCACTCGGTGAGATCCGCCCCGCGGCCCTGGGCCCGCCGGGCCAGGTCGTGCTCGACGAGGACGTTGCGGCCCACGATCCCCATGTCGCAGACCCCGTCGGCGATGAGGCCGGGGATGTCGTCGTCGCGGACGAGCAGCAGGTCGACCGGCAGGCTCTCGCCGTAGCAGAAGAGCTTGTCGCGGCTCTCGCGCCAGGTGAGGCCGCAGGAGGCCAGCAGCTCGCGCGCGGGCTCGCCCAGGCGGCCGGACTTCTGGATCGCCACGCGCAGGCGGTCGCGCGGCTGGGCAGGCGGGGTCATCGGGGCCTTTCGTGGCAGGTGGGTGGCTCGGCCGGTCGGGCCGGGGGGAGCTCGGTGGTGGGTGCGCGCCGTCGGGCGGCTCAGGCCGTCGGCAGGCCCGCGGGATGCTCGTCGCGATGCTCCAGGGCGGCACGATAGCCGCCGGCGCCGGCGTCCAGGCAGCGGGCGATGCGCCCGACCGTCGTCACGCTCACGCCGGTCTCGTCGTGGATCTGGCGGTACGACATACCCTCCGCGAGCAGCGGGACCACGGACCAGCGGTCGGCCAACGCCTCGATCTCGGCCGGGGTGCACAGGTCGTCGAGGAAGGCGTCGACGGAAGCGGGGTCCGCGAGCGCGGCCAGCACCCGGGCCAGACCGTCCCGGGCCTGCGCGCCGCGGGCGGCGTCCTCACGCTGCTTCATCCCTCGTCCTTCGTGCCGTGTGATCCGGCGTGCTGTCGTAACGCGCTAGTACGCTAACACGCAGCCCCCTGCCCTCCCCAAATCCCCCGGACGTCCGACCGAGCGGACGCCGTGCCGGATGCGAGGATGCCGGTATGCGACGCGCCCTCCTCCCTGCCGCCACCGCCCTGCTCGTGCTCACCGCCTGCGGGGGCGAGGCCACCTATACCGGCGCCTCCGAGGAGAGTGGCGGTTCCGGCGAGGGCGGCGGTTCCGCGCTGTCCTGCGAGGAGCCGCCCGAGGCCCCCGGCGACGTCACGACCTACGCGCAGTCCGACCTCCCCGAGCCGGTCCCGGCCGACCCCGCGACGCTCACGGCCACCCTGGAGACGAACTGCGGCGACATCGGGCTGGAGCTCTATGCCGCGGACGCGCCGCAGACGGTGGCGTCCTTCGAGTTCCTGGCGCAGGAGGGCTACTGGGAGGACAGCGCCTGCCACCGGCTCACGACCAGCGGCATCTCCGTCCTCCAGTGCGGCGACCCGACCGGCACCGGCAGCGGTAACCCCGGATACGGCTACGGCATCGAGAACGCCCCGGAGGACGGGCTCTACCCGCCCGGCACGCTCGCGATGGCGCGCACCCAGGACCCGGAGAGCAACGGCGGGCAGTTCTTCATCGTCTACGACGACACCCAGCTGCCGGTCGAGGGCGGCGGCTACAGCATCTTCGGGCGCGTCACCTCCGGCCTGGAGATCGTCGAGGCGGTCGCGGAGGCCGGCACCGCGAGCGGCGGCGGTGACGGTGCCCCGGCCCAGCCGATCAGCCTGCTGTCGGTGAACGTCGACGGCTGACGTCGCCGGCGAGTCAGCCCACCCCTTCGGTGAGGATCCCTGCGCCTGCACCGATCCTCCCCGCTCGGAGCCATCCACCCGGTGAGGATCCCTGCGCCTGCACCGATCCTCCCCGCCCGGCGCACGCCGGCGGGTCAGACGAGCGGCTGGGCCAGCTCGACGCGCAGCGCGCTGACGACCTCGTCGCGGGGCACGCTGAACTGGTCCTGGCGGCGCAGGTCCTTGAGCGTGACCGTCCCGTCGGCCACCTCCTGCTGACCCAGGATCGCGACGAAGCGGATGCCGGCGCGGTCGGCATACCGCAGCTGCTTGCCGAGCTTGCCACCGTCGAGCACCGCCTCGGTGTTGATCCCGCCGTGCCGCAGCTGCGAGGCCAGCGCGAGCTGGTCGTCCAGCAGCTCGGCGTCCACCTGCGGCACCAGCACCTGGACCGTCGACTCCGCCGCCGACGCCTCGATGAGGCCGGCCTCACGCAGCTGCCAGAACAGCCGGGAGAGCCCGATGGAGATCCCGACCCCGGGCAGGCGCGACTTGGTGTACTGCCCCGCCAGGTCGTCGTAGCGACCCCCGGAGCAGATCGAGCCGAGCTCGGGGTGCTCGTCGAGGGTCGTCTCGTAGACGGTGCCGGTGTAGTAGTCGAGCCCCCGGGCGATGGAGAAGTTGAGGCAGTAGTTGTCCTCCGGCACCCCGAGCGCGCGCACCAGCCCGAGCACCTCACGCAGCTCGGCCACGCCCCGGGCCAGCTCCTCGCTCCCGGCCGACCCGGCCGACACCTCATCCAATCGCGCCAGGGCGTCGTCGTGCCCGGTCGAGCGGGTCTGCACGAAGGCGAGGATCTGCTCGACCACGTCGACGCCCAGCCCGAAGCCCTCACCCGTCAAGGTGGTCCGCAGGTAGTCGGCACCGCGCTTGTCCAGCTTGTCGACCTCGCGCAGCACCGCGGCCTGGGCCTGCGGGTCGCCGATCCCGAGGTCCTCGTAGAACCCGCGCAGCAGCCTGCGGTTGTTGATCTGGATGGTGAAGTCGCCGATGGCGAGGTCGGCGAAGATCGCGTTGATGATCGCCGGAGCCTCAGCGTCGTGCCGGACCGACAGCTCGTCCTTGCCGATGACGTCGACGTCGCACTGGTAGAACTCCCGGAACCGCCCCCGCTGCGGCCGCTCGCCGCGGTAGACCCGCTGCATCTGGTAGCGCCGGAACGGGAAGGTGAGCTGGTGCTCGTGCTCGGCGACGTAGCGCGCCAGCGGCACGGTGAGGTCGAAGCGCAGCGCCAGCTCGGGCAGCGTCTCCTCGGCGCCGTCCTGCGAGCGCGCCTTCTCCAGCGCCCCGGTCGACTGGGCGAAGTAGACCTGGCGCTCGGTCTCCCCGCCGGTCTTGGTCAGCAGGACGTCGGAGCGCTCGAAGACGGGGGTCTCGATCGGGAGGAAGCCGAAGCGCTCGTAGCCGGAGCGAATCGAGTCCAGCATCCGCTGGAAGGCGATCTGCTCGGGCGGCAGCAGCTCGAGGACACCGGACGGCGTGCGCGGGGAGATCACCCGCGAGAGTCTATCGAGCGGTATGCCGTCGCCCTCCCAGGCCGTCCACACGCGCACGGGGCATAGTGGTGCCATGAGCACCGGAGCTGCGTTGCCCCCGTCCTTCGAGCTGTCCTCGCGGGAGGGGATCACCCCGGCGCAGCTGCGCGAGGTGGGTGAGCAGCTGCAGCGCTTCCTGCTCGAGTACGAGTTCGGGCTGCGCGAGGTCGAGACCAAGATCGAGATCCTGCGCGACGAGTTCTCCCACATGCACGACTACAACCCGATCGAGCACGTCTCCAGCCGGGTCAAGTCGCCCGACAGCCTGCGCGAGAAGGTCGTGCGCCGCGGGCTGGCGATGGACCTGGACACGATCCGGCGCGAGATCACCGACATCGCCGGCATCCGCGTCTCCTGCAGCTTCGTCACCGACGCCTACCGCATCTTCGACCTGCTGACCCAGCAGGACGACATCACGATCCGGCGCGTCTCGGACTACATCGCCCACCCCAAGCCCAACGGCTACAAGAGCCTCCACGCGATCATCGAGATCCCGGTCTTCCTGTCGACCGGGCGGGTCGAGGTCCCGGTGGAGGTCCAGCTACGCACCATCGCCATGGACTTCTGGGCCAGCACCGAGCACAAGATCCACTACAAGTACGACGGCAACGTCCCGGGCACGCTGCTCGACGAGCTCAAGACGGCGGCGGACAGCGCCGCCGAGCTGGACGCGCGGATGCACCGGCTGCACCGCGAGCTCCACGGTCAGAGCGAGGTCAGGTAGGGGTTGGTCGCCCGCTCGCGCGCGATCGTCGTCGCCGGGCCGTGGCCGGGCAGCACCAACGAGGAGTCGGCCAGGGGCAGGACGACGTCGCGCAGGCTGCGCTGCATCGCCGCCGGGTCCCCGCCCGGCAGGTCGGTCCGCCCGATCGAGCCGGCGAAGAGCACGTCCCCGGAGAGCACGGTGCGGTCCAGCTCCTCCCCCGGTATGCCCTCCGGCAGCCCCTGCGTCGTGAACAGCACCGATCCCTCGGTGTGGCCCGGCGCATGGGCGACGCCGATGCGCAGGCCCGCCAGCTCCAGCTCCTGCGCGTCGGTGATCTCCACGACGTCCTCGGGCTCGGCCCAGGTCGCACGGCGGCCGAACTGCTGCTCCATCGCCAGGATGAGCTCGGGGCTCATCGAGGACAGCGGGTCCACCAGGCGGTAGCGGTCGTCGGTGTGGATGAACGGGCTGACTGCGGTGGTGCCCCGGCAGACAGGGGTGACGGCATACACGTGGTCGAGGTGGCCGTGGGTGAGCAGGACCGCCGCCGGCCGCAGCCGGTGCTCGGCCAGCAGGTCCTGCACGCGGTTCTCCACGCCGATGCCGGGGTCCACGATGAGGCACTCCTCGCCCTCGGCCGGGGCGACGATGTAGCAGTTGGTGGCGAAGGCGTCGGCGACGACGCTGCGGACGAACATGCCACCGACCCTACGCACCTGCGGGGCGGGCACCTCGCCGGGGCCGGTGCAGGTCGGCCGGGTAGGGTCGGAGCGTCCACGCCATGTCGAGACGGCCCCGATGGCCGTGCTCGCGGTCCCCGCCAGAGAGGCCACCACCGTGTCCGAGCAGACGCCCACCCCGACCGAGCCGGAGGAGTCGGCCGCCGAGCCCCAGGTGGCCGCCACCCAGGACGTCGAGCCGCAGCCGGCGCCGGAGGCGCCCGCCGGGACGCAGGAGGAGCCGGACCCGCAGCCGACCGCCGAGCCCGAGCCCGAGCCCGAGGCGGAGTCGACCCCCGAGGCCGCGCCGGAGCCGCAGCCGGAAGCGGTCGCGCAGGCTGACTCGGAGGCCGCGCCGGAGCCGCAGCCGGAAGCGGTCGCGCAGGCTGACTCGGAGGCCGCGCCGGAGCCGCAGCCGGAAGCGGTCGCGCAGGCTGACTCGGAGGCCGCGCCGGAGCCGGAGGCGACCCCCCAGCCGGAGGCCGCGCCCCGCCCCAAGCCCTCGGCGCCCTCCCCCGCGATGTTCGCCGCGCGCAAGGCCGCGCCGCGGCCCGCGGCCGGCGGTGGTGCCCCCACCCCGGAGCCGCACCCGGACCCGAGCGAGTCGATGAAGCACGGGCGCGTCGGGGAGGACGGCACCGTCTTCGTCGTCGCCGCGGACGGCTCCGAGCGCGAGGTCGGCTCCTACCCCGGGGCCACGCCGGATGAGGCGCTGGCCTACTTCGCGCGGAAGTACGACGAGATGCTGGCCTCCGCCGACCTGCTCAAGGCACGGCTGGCGGGCACCGAGGTCTCCGCGCACGACGCCCGGCAGTCGCTGGCCCATCTCAAGGAGCAGATCGGGGAGGCGCACGTGGTGGGTGACCTCGCCGCGCTCTCCGCGGTCGTGAAGCACCTCGAGGAGGACGTCAAGGTCCGCTCCCGCACCGAGCAGGAGGAGCGCCTCAAGGCCAAGGCGGAGGCCGCGCAGGAGCGGGAGAAGCTGGTCCTCGAGGCCGAGAAGCTCGCCGGCACCGAGCCGGCCAAGGTGCAGTGGAAGCAGAGCAGCGCCCGGGTCCGCGCGCTGCTCGACGAGTGGAAGGCGCACCAGCGCTCCGGGCCCCGCCTGGACAAGGAGCTGGAGAACGCCCTGTGGCAGCGCTTCAGCCACGCGCGGTCCGACTTCGACAAGATGCGCAAGAACTGGTTCGCCCAGCTCGACGAGGAGCACGCCAGCGCCAAGGGCACCAAGGAGCGCCTGGTCCGCGAGGCGGAGACACTCTCCACGAGCAAGGACTGGGGCGCGACAGCCGGGGCCTTCAAGCGCCTCATGCAGGACTGGAAGCGGGCCGGCCGCGCCTCGCGCGCCGACGACGACGCCCTGTGGGCGCGCTTCAAGGCGGCCCAGGACTCCTTCTTCGACGCCAAGGACGAGGTGGTCGCCGCCGAGGAGGCGGAGTTCACCGAGAACCTCAAGGTCAAGGAGGGGCTGCTGCAGGAGGCCGAGGCGCTCGCCGTCGACGAGGGACGTCTGGACCAGACCAAGGCCGAGCTGCGCAAGATCCAGGACCGCTGGGACGCCGCCGGCAAGGTGCCACGGGCGGACATCAAGCGGGTCGAGAACCGGCTGCGGGCCGTCGAGCAGAAGGTCCGGGACATCGAGGACTCGCAGTGGAAGCGGACCGATCCCGAGCTCAACGCCCGGGCGCAGTCCATGGTCGACCAGCTCGAGCGCGCCGTGCAGGGCCTCGAGGCCGACCTCGCGGCCGCCCAGGCCGCCGGCGAGGAGAAGAAGGCCCAGGACCTCGAGGCCGAGCTGTCGACGAAGAAGCTGTGGCTGAGCTCGGCGCGCGGAGGTCTCGGCCGGTGAGCAGCCTCACCCGCCTCGCGACCCAGGTGAGCGAGGTCGCCGACGGCCTGTGCGCCTACCTCGACGCCTCTCCTTCCCCCTTCCACGCGGTGCACGCCGCGCAGGAGCTGCTCACCGACGCCGGCTTCACCGAGGTCGACGAGACCGAGCCGACCCCGTCCGCACCGGGCAGCTATGTCGTCCGGCGCGGGGGCTCGCTCATCGCCTGGTCCACCGCCCACCTGCCCGCCGACCGGCCGGCGCACACGGCATACCGCGTGGTGGGGGCGCACACCGACTCCCCCAACCTGCGGATCAAGCCGCAGCCGGACTGGGCCCGTGCCGGGTGGCAGATGCTCGGGGTCGAGGTCTACGGCGGCGCGCTGACCAACTCCTGGCTGGACCGCGACCTCGGCCTGTCCGGTCGCGTCGCGGTGCGGGACACGACCGCGCCGCACGGGATCGCCCAGCTGCTGTGGCGCTGCGACGACCCGCTGCTGCGCGTGTCGCAGCTGGCCATCCACCTCGACCGCACCGTGCGCACCGAGGGGCTCAAGCTCAACGACCAGGAGCACCTGGCCCCGCACTGGAGCACGGGCGCCGAGCGCACCTCCTTCCGCGACTGGCTCGCGCAGCAGGTCGACGTCGCGCCGGAGGACCTGCTCGGCTTCGACGCCATGACCCACGACCTCACCCCGGCGCGCCGCATCGGCGGCGAGGGCGAGCTCGTCGCCTCCGCACGGCTGGACAACCTCGCCACCTCGTATGCCGCGGTGCGGGCGCTGCTGCAGGCGGTCGCCGACCCCGGTGAGGGCGGCGCCGCCGACTCGGTCCCGGTCATCGTGCTCTTCGACCACGAGGAGGTCGGCAGCACCTCCGAGCGCGGTGCCCAGTCCACCTTTCTGCCCTCGTGGCTGGAGCGGATCGTGCTCGCCGCCGGAGGCGGCCGCGAGGAATACTGGCGGGCGCTGGCCGGGTCGGTCATCGCCTCGGGCGACATGGCGCACGCCACGCACCCCAACTACGCGGAGCGGCACGAGCCCGGCCACCCGATCCTCATGAACGGCGGGCCGGTGCTCAAGGTCAACACCAACCTGCGCTACGCCACCGACTCCCTGGGCGCGGCCGCCTTCACGCTGGCCTGCGAGCAGGCGGGCGTGCCGATGCAGACCTTCGTCACCCGCTCGGACCTGCCGTGCGGCTCGACCGTCGGCCCGATGACCTCGGCGCTCACCGGCGCCACCACGGTCGACTTCGGCGCCCCCGTGCTCTCGATGCACTCGACGCGCGAGATCTGCGGGACGCTGGACCAGGCCGGGTATGCCGCCGCCCTCGCCGCCTTCCTCTCCCCCGCCTGAGCCCTCCCCCGAATTCGACTACTGGAAACGTCGCCATGGCGACGTTTCCAGTAGTCGAATTCCGGCAGGTGGCGGAGGTATGCCGGGCAGCCGGGGCTCAGGAGGTACGCCGGACGACCGGGGCTCAGGAGGCCTGCGGGGCCGCTGGGGCTCAGGAGGCGTCGGTGGCGGCTGCGGTCTCGCGGCGGTGCGGGTCGGTGCTCGTCGTGCCGGTGACGCGGTAGGCGTCCAGCACGGCGGGGATCCGGCGGACGGCGCGGAGCACCGACTCCAGGTGTGAGGGGTCGGCCATCTCGAAGGTGAACTTGCTCAGCGCCACCCGGTCCCGGCTGGTCTGCACCGAGGCCGACAGGATGTTGACGTGCTGCTCGGAGAGCACCCGGGTGATGTCGGAGAGCAGCGCCGCCCGGTCCAGCGCCTCGACCTGCATGTTGACCAGGAAGAGGCTGCGCTCGGTCGGCGCCCAGGCCACCCGGATGATGCGCTCGGGCGACTTGGACTGCAGCTCCAGGGCGTTGGTGCAGTCGGTGCGGTGCACCGACACCCCCTTGCCGTGGGTGACGAAGCCCAGGATGGGGTCGCCCGGTACCGGCGTGCAGCAGCGGGCGATCTTGACCCAGATGTCGTCGGCGCCGACGACGGTGACCCCGGGGTCGGCCTGGGCTACGCGGCCACGGCGCGGCCGCACCGCCTCGGCCAGGTCCTCCTCGGTGCCGTCCTCCCCGCCGAGCGTCGCCAGCAGCTGCTTGACGACGTGCTGCGCCGACACGTGCCCCTCGCCGACGGCGGCGAAGAGCCCGTCGATGTCCTTGTAGTTGAGGCCCTGCGCCACGGCCGTCAGCGTGTCGTGCCGCATGAGCCGCTGCAGCGGGGCGTTCTGCTTGCGCAGCACCTTGGCGATCTCGTCCTTGCCGGAGTCGACCATCTCCTCGCGGCGCTCGCGGGTGAACCACTGCCGGATCTTGTTGCGCGCGCGGGGGCTCTTGACGAAGGTCAGCCAGTCGCGGCTGGGCCCGGCGTCCTGGGCCTTGCTCGTGATGATCTCGCAGACGTCGCCGTTGGCCAGCTCGGAGTCCAGCGGGGCGAGCTTGCCGTTGACCCGACCACCCACGCAGCGGTGCCCGACCTCGGTGTGGACGGCGTAGGCGAAGTCGACCGGGGTCGCACCGGCGGGCAGCGCCATGACGTCGCCGTCCGGGGTGAAGACGTAGACCTCGGCGGCGCCCATCTCGAAGCGCAGCGAGTCGAGGAACTCGCCGGGGTCTGAGGTCTCCTGCTGCCAGTCGATGAGCTGCCGGAGCCACTGCATACCCTCCAGCGCTCCGGGCGCCCCGTCGGGACCGGCGACGGCCTTGGTGCCGTCCGGGCTCTGCTCCTTGTACTTCCAGTGCGCGGCGACGCCGTACTCCGCCCGGCGGTGCATCTGGTAGGTGCGAATCTGGATCTCCACCGGCTTGCCGCTCGGCCCGATCACGGTCGTGTGCAGCGACTGGTACATGTTGAACTTCGGCATCGCGATGTAGTCCTTGAACCGCCCCGGCACCGGGTTCCACCGATTGTGCAGGGCGCCGAGCACCGCGTAGCAGTCCTGGATCGACTCGACGAGCACGCGCACGCCGACCAGGTCGTAGATCTTGTCGAAGTCGTGCCCCCGCACGATCATCTTCTGGTAGACCGAGTAGTAGTGCTTGGGCCGCCCGGTCACCGTGGCCCGGATCTTGGCCCCGCGCAGCTCGTCACCGATCTCGCCGCGGATGCGGGAGAGCATCTCCTCG
This window contains:
- the hisB gene encoding bifunctional histidinol-phosphatase/imidazoleglycerol-phosphate dehydratase HisB, with protein sequence MSPRPICFVDRDGTIIVEPEDHQIDALDKVALVDGVIPALLRIQAAGFDLVMVSNQDGLGTESLPTPDFEGPHRLVMQLLGSQGITFRDVFIDRHHGGPEAPWTRKPGIGMVAHLLKDRGVDWDRSVMVGDRGTDREFADNLGIPAYLLGGEGTDDDRSRTTWPQIAHELADAPRTARVERATSETAITVEVDLDATGGSEISTGIGFYDHMLDQLAKHGGFRLRVSCEGDLHIDDHHTVEDVALAVGEAIRTALGDKRGIGRYGFTLPMDEAQATAAIDLSGRPYFAYEGSFDREAVGEFSTEMVEHFWRSFADAMRCTLHLSVTGGNTHHKIEVGFKAVARALRMGIARQGDSSELPTTKGVL
- the hisG gene encoding ATP phosphoribosyltransferase gives rise to the protein MTPPAQPRDRLRVAIQKSGRLGEPARELLASCGLTWRESRDKLFCYGESLPVDLLLVRDDDIPGLIADGVCDMGIVGRNVLVEHDLARRAQGRGADLTEWRQLGWGTCRLDVAIDEDQEWTGPEQLAGMRIATSYPHTLGRWLEEHGVDAEPVLLNGSVEIAPRLGQADVVCDLVSTGGTLRANQLKPVTTILHSEAVIAGPGHPLDDGRQEIADLLLRRLDGAVQLKESRLLMLRVERPLLDDLLPLLPGGHEPTVMAVDGRDEVALQMLVHGSVSWARLEDLKRAGAHNLMVLPVEGMLA
- the hisC gene encoding histidinol-phosphate transaminase encodes the protein MTTRGDTTFPAHLVRPDLRDFAGYSSARTSAPTGLPDRIWLNANESGVASSADDAGGSRRYPDPQPPALVEAFADLWATTPDRVVVGRGSDEAIELLVRSLCRPGGDGVVVTSPTFGMYAVSARLHGVPVIDVPQTDDELRWRVDTAAVARAVRDKGARLVFLASPGNPTGSVVPLREIAALTEELADQAVVVVDEAYGEFAAQRSAITLLEEHPTLVVLRTLSKAHALAGARVGIALAHPDLVAVLRRVQAPYPLPAPVTELALRALSEEVLHATRQHVGDVLRLRDQVGRWLRDLDGVRTVYASEANFFLVRCDDPDALLHTLGAAGIVVRDMRHLPGLHDALRITIGTGPEMSALREALTSARPAPTTEETPA
- the hisS gene encoding histidine--tRNA ligase, whose protein sequence is MISPRTPSGVLELLPPEQIAFQRMLDSIRSGYERFGFLPIETPVFERSDVLLTKTGGETERQVYFAQSTGALEKARSQDGAEETLPELALRFDLTVPLARYVAEHEHQLTFPFRRYQMQRVYRGERPQRGRFREFYQCDVDVIGKDELSVRHDAEAPAIINAIFADLAIGDFTIQINNRRLLRGFYEDLGIGDPQAQAAVLREVDKLDKRGADYLRTTLTGEGFGLGVDVVEQILAFVQTRSTGHDDALARLDEVSAGSAGSEELARGVAELREVLGLVRALGVPEDNYCLNFSIARGLDYYTGTVYETTLDEHPELGSICSGGRYDDLAGQYTKSRLPGVGISIGLSRLFWQLREAGLIEASAAESTVQVLVPQVDAELLDDQLALASQLRHGGINTEAVLDGGKLGKQLRYADRAGIRFVAILGQQEVADGTVTLKDLRRQDQFSVPRDEVVSALRVELAQPLV
- a CDS encoding peptidylprolyl isomerase, which produces MRRALLPAATALLVLTACGGEATYTGASEESGGSGEGGGSALSCEEPPEAPGDVTTYAQSDLPEPVPADPATLTATLETNCGDIGLELYAADAPQTVASFEFLAQEGYWEDSACHRLTTSGISVLQCGDPTGTGSGNPGYGYGIENAPEDGLYPPGTLAMARTQDPESNGGQFFIVYDDTQLPVEGGGYSIFGRVTSGLEIVEAVAEAGTASGGGDGAPAQPISLLSVNVDG
- a CDS encoding YerC/YecD family TrpR-related protein, whose translation is MKQREDAARGAQARDGLARVLAALADPASVDAFLDDLCTPAEIEALADRWSVVPLLAEGMSYRQIHDETGVSVTTVGRIARCLDAGAGGYRAALEHRDEHPAGLPTA
- the hisD gene encoding histidinol dehydrogenase, whose amino-acid sequence is MNVLTWEDLDETARTDALRRGTAAAGPEVTEGVARILRQVREGGDAALLELTARLDGAELTSLRVSTEDRDAAVAGLDPDLRQAITEAAGRIRTFHAAGMQQGYAVETAPGVVCQRVVRPIRRVGLYVPAGSAPLPSTALMLGIPAQLAGCPEVVLATPPRPDGTVDPAVLAAAAECGIDQVVLVGGAQAVAALAYGTETVPACDKIFGPGNAWVTEAKRQVSTAEGGPGIDMPAGPSEVLVIADSGADPEFVAADLLSQAEHGPDSQVVLLTDSRPLAEAVATQVEEQVESLPRADIARKALASSRLVVTPDLATAVEVSNDYAPEHLILALRDASAWVPRIDRAGSVFLGDHTPETLGDYCSGTNHVLPTAGAARFTGGVNVGAFQIAMTVQRATPQGLAAVGPCAVTLSEAESLHAHQRAVTRRLARTQGQP